In a genomic window of Acropora muricata isolate sample 2 chromosome 2, ASM3666990v1, whole genome shotgun sequence:
- the LOC136904889 gene encoding cation channel sperm-associated auxiliary subunit epsilon-like produces the protein MKEAGCIREAQSWEQMIKSMQGTNKEAAWSKQNFRSYFEDPPGESVIPDNLNQAYEIMNSSSVSHIVWTECDDGIFIFTLTVIDPEFSFCNLTVEFAVQVICARSLFQELPTFVTLGSCCLTITAVVFSAYYITTFFAT, from the exons ATGAAGGAG GCTGGATGTATAAGAGAAGCTCAGAGTTGGGAGCAGATGATAAAATCGATGCAAGGAACAAACAAGGAAGCAGCGTGGTCGAAACAG AATTTCCGTAGCTACTTTGAAGATCCCCCAGGTGAATCCGTGATCCCAGACAATCTGAATCAAGCTTACGAGATTATGAATAGTTCTTCAGTGTCACATATCGTGTGGACTGAATGTGATGATGGGATTTTTATCTTCACCCTCACAGTCATTGATCCTGAATTCAG CTTCTGCAATTTGACGGTTGAATTTGCTGTTCAAGTGATTTGTGCCAGAAGCTTGTTTCAAGAACTCCCTACTTTTGTTACCTTGGGATCCTGTTGTCTGACCATCACGGCTGTGGTTTTCTCCGCGTACTATATCACGACGTTCTTCGCGACATGA